A region from the Salvelinus fontinalis isolate EN_2023a chromosome 23, ASM2944872v1, whole genome shotgun sequence genome encodes:
- the LOC129821575 gene encoding uncharacterized protein LOC129821575: protein MTVLHTHPGPTQDPLTYPPRTHPGPTQDPPRTLPGPSYIPTQDPPRTHPGPSHIPTQDPPRTHPGPSHIPTQDPPRTLSHTHPGPTQNPPRIVLHTHPGPTQNPPRTLSHTHPGPTQNPPRTHPGPSHIPTQDPPRTVSHTHPGPTQDHPGPSHTPTQDTPRTHPGPSHTPTQDTPRTHPGPSHTPTQDTPRTHPGPSQDRLTYPPRTHPEPTQDPLTYPPRTHPGPTQGPPRTVLHTHPGPTQDRLTYPPRTHPGPTQDPLTYPPRIHPEPTQDRLTYPPRTHPGPSHIPTQDPPRTLSHTHPGPTQDPLTYPPRTLPGPSHIPTQDPLTHPPRTLSHTHPGPSHTPTQDPPRTLPGPSYIPTQDTPRTDPGPSHIPTQDPTMTHPGHTQNRPRTLSHTHPGPNHDPPRTHPGPSQDPLTHPPRTHQNPPRTHPESTQDPPRAHPESTQDPLTYPPRTHPGPTQDPLTYPPRTHPGPSHIPTQDPTRTHPGPSHIPT, encoded by the coding sequence ATGACCGTCTTACATACCCACCCAGGACCCACCCAGGACCCTCTCACATACCCACCCAGGACACACCCAGGACCCACCCAGGACCCACCCAGGACCCTCCCAGGACCGTCTTACATACCCACCCAGGACCCACCCAGGACCCACCCAGGACCCTCTCACATACCCACCCAGGACCCACCCAGGACCCACCCAGGACCCTCTCACATACCCACCCAGGACCCACCCAGGACCCTCTCACATACCCACCCAGGACCCACCCAGAACCCACCCAGGATCGTCTTACATACCCACCCAGGACCCACCCAGAACCCACCCAGGACCCTCTCACATACCCACCCAGGACCCACCCAGAACCCACCCAGGACCCACCCAGGACCTTCTCACATACCCACCCAGGACCCACCCAGGACCGTCTCACATACCCACCCAGGACCCACCCAGGACCACCCAGGACCCTCTCACACACCCACCCAGGACACACCCAGGACCCACCCAGGACCCTCTCACACACCCACCCAGGACACACCCAGGACCCACCCAGGACCCTCTCACACACCCACCCAGGACACACCCAGGACCCACCCAGGACCCTCCCAGGACCGTCTTACATACCCACCCAGGACACACCCAGAACCCACCCAGGACCCTCTCACATACCCACCCAGGACCCACCCAGGACCCACCCAGGGCCCTCCCAGGACCGTCTTACATACCCACCCAGGACCCACCCAGGACCGTCTTACATACCCACCCAGGACCCACCCAGGACCCACCCAGGACCCTCTCACATACCCACCCAGGATCCACCCAGAACCCACCCAGGATCGTCTTACATACCCACCCAGGACCCACCCAGGACCCTCTCACATACCCACCCAGGACCCTCCCAGGACCCTCTCACATACCCACCCAGGACCCACCCAGGACCCTCTCACATACCCACCCAGGACCCTCCCAGGACCCTCTCACATACCCACCCAGGACCCTCTCACACACCCACCCAGGACCCTCTCACATACCCACCCAGGACCCTCTCACACACCCACCCAGGACCCACCCAGGACCCTCCCAGGACCCTCTTACATACCTACCCAGGACACACCCAGAACCGACCCAGGACCCTCTCACATACCCACCCAGGACCCAACCATGACCCACCCAGGACACACCCAGAACCGACCCAGGACCCTCTCACATACCCACCCAGGACCCAACCATGACCCACCCAGGACCCACCCAGGACCCTCCCAGGACCCTCTCACACACCCACCCAGGACCCACCAGAATCCACCCAGGACCCACCCAGAATCCACCCAGGACCCACCCAGGGCCCACCCAGAATCCACCCAGGACCCTCTCACATACCCACCCAGGACCCACCCAGGACCCACCCAGGACCCTCTCACATACCCACCCAGGACCCACCCAGGACCCTCTCACATACCCACCCAGGACCCAACCAGGACCCACCCAGGACCGTCTCACATACCCACCTAG